ATCCTCGGTGGTCGGCTCGCTGACCTGGCCCGAAGCGATGGGCCTGGTGGTGATCAACGGTCTGATCATCGTCGCGCTGGCCGTCACCGGGCTGCGCAGAATGATCTTCGACGCGGTGCCGATGCCGCTGAAGCTGGCCATCACGGCCGGTATCGGGCTGTTCATCCTGTTCATCGGTCTGGTGAATGCCGGGTTCGTGGCGTCCACCGGTGGGCCGTCGCCGCCGGTCGGGCTGGGCGTCCAGGGCGCCGGTTCGATCACCAGCGTGCCGACCGTCATCTTCGTGTTCACCCTGTTGGTGACCGGCATCCTGGTGGCCCGCAAGGTCCGCGGCGGCATCCTGATCGGCCTGATCGCCGGCACCATCGTGGCCGTCGTCGTCGAGGCCATCTGGCATCTCGGATCGGCCCAGGACAACCCGGGCGGATGGGGACTGTCGGTGCCCACGCTGAGCGGCTCCCCGTTCGCGCTGCCCGACCTGTCCCTGGTCGGCGAGTTCAGCCTGGACAGCTTCGGCCGGATCGGCATCCTGGCCGCCGTCATGCTGGTCTTCACCCTGGTGTTCACCAACTTCTTCGACGCGATGGGCACCTTCACCGGGCTGTCCCGCCAGGCCGGCGTCGCCGACGCGAACGGCAACTTCCCCCGGCTGCAGTCCGCGCTGGTGGTCGAGGGTGCCGGCGCGGTGGTCGGCGGCGCGGCCTCGGCCTCGTCGAACACGGTGTTCATCGAGTCCGGCGCCGGAATCGGCGCGGGCGCGCGCACCGGGCTGGCCAGCCTGGTGACCGGCGGATTGTTCCTGGCCGCAATGTTTCTCACGCCGCTGGCGGCGATCGTGCCGACCGAGGTCGCCGCCGCCGCGTTGGTCATCGTCGGCGCGATGATGGCCTCGCACCTGCGCGAGATCGACCTCGCGGACTTCTCCATCGCACTCCCGGTGGTCCTGACGGTGGCGGTGATGCCGCTGAGCTACTCGATCGCCAACGGCATCGGCGTCGGCTTCATCGCCTGGGCCGTCGTGCGTACCGCGGCCGGCAAGGGCCGCGAGATCAGCCCGCTGCTGTGGGTGGTCGCGGCGGGCTTCCTGCTGTACTTCGCGCGCGGATGGCTCGACTCCATGCTCGGGGTGTGACCCCCGTCGACACCTCCGATGACGAAGTGAAGCCCGGCCGGCGCCCGCACATCATCCGACTGGCCGTGCTCGCCGTCTTTCTGCTCGGCCTGTACTACCTGATCGGGGTGGCACGGATCCTCGACCTGGAGGACATCCGCGGTGCGGTGGCCGCCACCGGACCGGCCGCGCCCCTGGTCTACGTGCTGGTCTCCGCGGTGCTGGGCAGTCTGTTCGTGCCCGGCCCGCTGCTGGCCGCGGGCAGCGGGGTGCTGTTCGGCCCGGTGCTGGGCACCTTCGTCACCCTGGGCGCGACGGTGGGCACCGCAACGATCGCCAGCCTGGGCGGCCGCCGGGCCGGCCGGGACAGCACCCGCGCGCTGCTCGGCGCGCAGCGCGCGGACCGTATCGACGCCCTGATCGAGCGCGGCGGGCTGTGGGCCGTGGTGGGCCAGCGCTTCGTCCCCGGCATCTCGGATGCCATGGCGTCCTACGCGTTCGGCGCTTTCGGGGTCCCGTTGTGGCAGATGATGATCGGCGCCTTCATCGGCTCCGCGCCGCGGGCGTTCGTCTACACCGCGCTGGGCGCCTCGGTCGGTGACCTGTCCTCCCCGCTGGTGTACGTGGCGATCGCGGTGTGGTGCGCGACGGCCATCGTCGGCGCGTTCGCCGCGCACCGCGGGTACCGCGGCTGGCGGTCCGGCCGCACCGGCGACGGCGATTCGCCCGAACGCGACACGTGAAGGATGATCGGGTCATGCGACGCGACGTGGGGGCCGAACTCGAAGTCAACATCACCGCCCCCACCACCCTGGAGTTCCAGATCGCCGTCGCCCCGCACCCGGGCGCCGAGGTGTCCGAGTCACTGAGTTTCGTGCTGAACGGCGAACCCGTGGACGCCTTGGAGATCAGCGGTACCCACGGCAACCGCATCCACAAATTCGACGCCGGGATCGGGCATCTGCGGGTGGACTATTCGGCCACCGTCGTCGGCTACGCCGATCCCCCGCCGGTGACCGACTCCGACCTGTCGATGTACCTGCGGCCCAGCCGGTACGCCGAGG
This region of Mycolicibacterium diernhoferi genomic DNA includes:
- a CDS encoding NCS2 family permease, giving the protein MNRLDRFFEISARGSTVGSEMRGGVVTFIAMAYIIVLNPIILSGAPDVAGNQLGFTQVSAVTSLAAGVMTIAFGVIARLPFAFAAGLGINSFLASSVVGSLTWPEAMGLVVINGLIIVALAVTGLRRMIFDAVPMPLKLAITAGIGLFILFIGLVNAGFVASTGGPSPPVGLGVQGAGSITSVPTVIFVFTLLVTGILVARKVRGGILIGLIAGTIVAVVVEAIWHLGSAQDNPGGWGLSVPTLSGSPFALPDLSLVGEFSLDSFGRIGILAAVMLVFTLVFTNFFDAMGTFTGLSRQAGVADANGNFPRLQSALVVEGAGAVVGGAASASSNTVFIESGAGIGAGARTGLASLVTGGLFLAAMFLTPLAAIVPTEVAAAALVIVGAMMASHLREIDLADFSIALPVVLTVAVMPLSYSIANGIGVGFIAWAVVRTAAGKGREISPLLWVVAAGFLLYFARGWLDSMLGV
- a CDS encoding TVP38/TMEM64 family protein — encoded protein: MTPVDTSDDEVKPGRRPHIIRLAVLAVFLLGLYYLIGVARILDLEDIRGAVAATGPAAPLVYVLVSAVLGSLFVPGPLLAAGSGVLFGPVLGTFVTLGATVGTATIASLGGRRAGRDSTRALLGAQRADRIDALIERGGLWAVVGQRFVPGISDAMASYAFGAFGVPLWQMMIGAFIGSAPRAFVYTALGASVGDLSSPLVYVAIAVWCATAIVGAFAAHRGYRGWRSGRTGDGDSPERDT